A stretch of the Bacillus sp. FJAT-18017 genome encodes the following:
- a CDS encoding extracellular solute-binding protein, with protein sequence MKKFLLLLVALMVIAAGCSSKESTGKGGDKKAEIEVMMFEGGFGSEWVKESAKAYMEKNKNVNIKITASPDIHTQLQTRFLSKDVPDLMVPGPSFDIQGVIKDGMIEPIDDALEEKAYDSDEKWVDTFEQGQFNQKKDGKTYGIPTIFSPGYIWWYDEKLFEDNGWELPKTQEDLYKLKAEADKKGIAVFSVPGKHPGYYFFGMYLPLVERIGGKQALLDAFNLKEGAWKSPAFVQAAKESKRMVDEGLFLKGTFGLSHTEAQTLFFQRKSLFVMAGSWLEGEMKDVIPADFKLRAFNQPAFPGGKGEQLAPVSTGWGGAWYIPSGSKNKDETIKFLKFLSSEKEVEKMVSSKGLASVVKNTEDAIQSEPLKSALKVLQDSGGSYAPTAINDNYPELVGNMNNIYQSLMLGELTPEKFTEQAEKFAEQIRKDDNIEKATYSW encoded by the coding sequence ATGAAAAAGTTCTTGTTGCTGTTGGTTGCCTTGATGGTCATTGCTGCAGGCTGCAGCTCAAAGGAGAGCACGGGTAAAGGCGGGGATAAAAAGGCGGAAATTGAAGTTATGATGTTTGAAGGCGGATTTGGCTCTGAATGGGTGAAAGAATCAGCCAAAGCCTATATGGAGAAAAACAAGAATGTAAACATTAAGATTACCGCAAGCCCGGACATCCACACTCAGCTGCAAACGAGATTTTTATCCAAAGATGTCCCTGATTTGATGGTTCCGGGACCAAGCTTTGATATCCAGGGTGTTATTAAAGACGGAATGATTGAGCCGATTGATGATGCGCTCGAAGAAAAGGCTTATGACAGTGATGAAAAATGGGTTGATACGTTTGAGCAAGGCCAATTCAACCAAAAGAAGGATGGCAAAACATACGGAATTCCTACCATTTTTTCACCGGGCTATATCTGGTGGTACGACGAAAAGCTTTTTGAGGACAATGGCTGGGAGCTTCCTAAAACTCAAGAAGACCTTTATAAGTTAAAGGCCGAGGCTGATAAAAAGGGAATTGCTGTTTTCTCAGTGCCAGGAAAGCACCCGGGTTATTATTTCTTCGGAATGTACCTGCCGCTTGTTGAACGAATCGGCGGAAAGCAAGCCCTTTTGGATGCGTTTAACCTGAAAGAAGGCGCCTGGAAATCCCCGGCGTTTGTCCAGGCTGCAAAAGAATCAAAACGCATGGTTGATGAAGGTCTATTCCTGAAAGGAACATTCGGCTTGTCCCATACAGAAGCCCAGACATTGTTCTTCCAGCGCAAGTCTCTGTTTGTTATGGCTGGCTCGTGGCTTGAAGGCGAAATGAAGGATGTTATTCCGGCTGACTTTAAGCTTCGCGCATTCAATCAGCCTGCATTCCCTGGCGGCAAAGGCGAGCAGCTTGCTCCTGTATCGACTGGATGGGGCGGTGCCTGGTATATTCCAAGCGGCTCGAAAAACAAGGACGAAACGATTAAGTTCCTAAAGTTCCTTTCCAGCGAAAAAGAAGTAGAGAAAATGGTCTCTTCTAAAGGGCTTGCCAGTGTTGTAAAAAATACAGAAGATGCGATTCAGTCAGAGCCATTAAAGAGCGCACTGAAAGTCCTTCAGGATTCAGGCGGTTCTTATGCGCCTACAGCAATTAACGATAACTATCCTGAACTGGTCGGCAACATGAACAATATTTATCAAAGCCTCATGCTTGGTGAACTGACTCCAGAAAAGTTTACAGAGCAGGCAGAGAAATTCGCAGAACAAATCCGAAAAGATGACAATATAGAAAAAGCAACATACTCCTGGTAA
- a CDS encoding carbohydrate ABC transporter permease: MRNRSERWAIAVFLLPASALYLLFVLYPSFNALLMSLYNWRGLGTKTFIGMDNYRRMLEDDIFINTLKVTGKYILIQVPVVLVLSVVIALAISSFLKTRWLNLYRSITFFPYILPGVAIAMLWSTILNPVNGMFNGLLDVIGLDSLMTEWLGRTETAFGSVVFVNVWGMVGFYSILILAAILNIPQDILEAAEIDGATKFKKSIYITIPLLKDILQVVTIFTLINTIKIFEMPQLLTGGGPNRSTQPISLYIYEQAFSNFNFGYASALGVIFLILTLFASLLTLRVTRRES, translated from the coding sequence TTGAGAAACAGAAGCGAAAGATGGGCAATTGCCGTGTTTTTACTGCCAGCCTCCGCCCTATATCTTTTATTTGTTCTCTATCCATCGTTCAATGCGTTGCTGATGAGTTTATATAACTGGCGCGGGCTTGGAACAAAGACGTTTATCGGGATGGATAATTATCGGCGGATGCTCGAGGATGACATTTTTATCAACACGTTGAAGGTAACAGGAAAATACATATTGATCCAGGTCCCGGTCGTATTGGTGTTATCGGTCGTCATTGCACTGGCGATTTCCTCTTTTTTAAAAACAAGATGGCTTAATCTTTATCGATCAATTACGTTCTTTCCATATATTCTTCCCGGGGTCGCCATAGCGATGCTCTGGTCCACGATTCTTAATCCGGTTAACGGCATGTTCAACGGATTGCTTGATGTGATAGGCTTGGACTCGCTTATGACAGAGTGGCTCGGAAGGACGGAAACGGCTTTCGGCAGTGTTGTTTTCGTAAATGTATGGGGAATGGTCGGGTTTTACAGCATTCTCATTCTCGCGGCAATCCTGAATATTCCGCAGGATATCCTTGAAGCGGCTGAAATTGATGGTGCGACCAAATTTAAAAAGAGCATCTATATTACGATTCCGCTGCTGAAGGACATTTTACAAGTCGTTACTATTTTTACATTGATTAATACAATTAAAATATTTGAAATGCCGCAATTGTTGACGGGCGGAGGGCCGAACCGATCGACCCAGCCAATCTCGCTTTATATTTATGAGCAGGCGTTTTCGAATTTCAATTTTGGTTATGCTTCAGCGCTGGGAGTTATCTTTTTAATTCTTACATTGTTTGCTTCGCTGTTGACGTTGAGGGTTACCAGGAGGGAAAGCTAG
- a CDS encoding carbohydrate ABC transporter permease, with translation MSKLFRNIGSHVFLILLSLLIIIPVIWVFVNSVKSSADILLKPLSFPEKITFENYLNAWNEAGLGIGFINSVIVTLITVTLIVIISAMAAYVLSRKKFRFRIAVQNTFLMGLMLPTFLAMAPLFLLMNDLGLVNSLPGLILVYIAYSLSFTIFMLIAFFNQIPDSLEEAAIIDGCGPFKVFWMVMFPLAKPGLISAAIFNFVGIWNEYILALILITDDELKTLPVKLANIMMVQQYHTDWGALYAGLVLSFIPVTLFYLLFQRRLIEGSTAGAVKE, from the coding sequence ATGAGTAAACTTTTTCGAAACATTGGCAGCCATGTGTTCCTGATTCTATTATCACTATTGATCATCATCCCGGTCATTTGGGTTTTTGTGAACTCAGTCAAATCATCTGCTGATATTTTATTAAAACCATTATCCTTTCCGGAAAAAATAACGTTTGAAAATTACCTGAACGCTTGGAATGAAGCTGGATTGGGAATTGGATTTATTAATAGCGTTATTGTTACACTCATAACAGTAACCTTGATCGTCATCATATCCGCGATGGCAGCCTATGTATTGAGCAGGAAAAAATTCCGTTTCCGGATAGCGGTTCAAAATACATTTCTAATGGGATTGATGCTGCCAACGTTTTTGGCGATGGCTCCGTTGTTTTTATTAATGAATGACCTTGGGCTTGTTAATAGCCTCCCCGGCTTGATTTTGGTTTATATTGCCTATTCATTATCGTTTACAATATTTATGTTGATTGCTTTTTTCAATCAAATTCCGGACTCTTTGGAGGAAGCAGCAATCATTGACGGCTGCGGGCCTTTCAAGGTGTTTTGGATGGTCATGTTTCCATTGGCAAAACCAGGCCTTATTTCCGCGGCAATATTTAATTTTGTCGGAATCTGGAATGAATACATCCTGGCGCTGATTTTAATTACCGACGATGAATTGAAGACATTGCCGGTAAAGCTTGCCAACATCATGATGGTCCAGCAATACCATACCGACTGGGGTGCCCTTTATGCCGGGCTTGTATTATCTTTCATTCCGGTAACGCTGTTTTATTTGCTTTTCCAAAGGCGGCT